A genome region from Manihot esculenta cultivar AM560-2 chromosome 5, M.esculenta_v8, whole genome shotgun sequence includes the following:
- the LOC110614633 gene encoding transcription factor UNE10 isoform X1 — protein MSQCVPSWDLHDNPSLAKQSLRSHSNSIAPDVLMLDYEVAELTWENGQLAMHGLGPPRLLAKPMASTSPSKCTWDKPRANGTLESIVNQATRLPKRKPGLENCGCGSQELVPWFEHNPARTAASPTMTMDATVPCSNRPEDRSTHVMDSVPGSSNCVVGTSTDVGSCSGRAATQDEEATVHVKRPRVARVSVVPEWSSRQSVSGSENFGRDSQQENTSCGRPVTKTATEDENDSVYHSGPFQRDAGDEEEDAKKGNGKSSVSTKRSRAAAIHNQSERKRREKINQRMKTLQKLVPNSSKTDKASMLDEVIEYLKQLQSQVQMMSRMPLMLPMAMQQQLQMSMLSPMNMGMGVMDMNSIACLNLAGISPVLHPSAFMPMASWDASADRLQSACTTAMPDALSAFLACQSQPMTMDAYSRMAAIYQQLQQQPPASSSKS, from the exons ATGAGCCAATGTGTTCCCAGCTGGGATCTCCACGATAATCCCTCTCTTGCCAAGCAATCCCTTCGTTCCCATTCCAATTCAATCGCGCCTGACGTCCTCAT GTTAGACTACGAAGTAGCGGAGCTAACATGGGAGAACGGCCAATTAGCCATGCACGGACTAGGTCCACCGCGTTTGCTTGCCAAACCCATGGCCTCCACCTCTCCCTCCAAGTGCACCTGGGACAAGCCACGCGCCAATGGAACCCTCGAATCCATAGTCAATCAAGCTACTCGCTTGCCCAAACGCAAGCCTGGTTTGGAGAATTGTGGATGTGGATCACAAGAGCTTGTCCCATGGTTCGAGCACAACCCCGCACGAACTGCGGCCTCCCCTACTATGACTATGGACGCCACGGTCCCTTGCTCCAACCGGCCTGAGGATCGTAGCACGCACGTGATGGACTCCGTGCCGGGCTCAAGCAACTGCGTGGTGGGAACCTCAACTGACGTGGGGTCGTGTAGCGGCCGAGCTGCAACTCAGGACGAGGAAGCTACGGTCCACGTGAAACGCCCGAGGGTGGCGCGTGTCTCTGTGGTGCCCGAGTGGAGCAGCAGGCAAAGCGTTAGTGGCAGCGAAAATTTTGGAAGAGATAGTCAGCAGGAAAACACCAGCTGCGGCAGGCCGGTAACCAAGACGGCCACCGAAGATGAGAACGACTCCGTTTATCACAGTGGACCATTTCAG AGGGATGCAGGCGATGAAGAGGAGGACGCGAAGAAAGGAAACGGGAAGTCCTCCGTTTCAACCAAAAGAAGTAGGGCTGCGGCCATTCATAACCAATCTGAACGT AAAAGGAGAGAGAAGATAAACCAAAGGATGAAGACACTGCAGAAGCTGGTCCCAAATTCTAGTAAG ACGGACAAAGCCTCGATGCTGGATGAAGTGATCGAATATCTGAAACAGTTGCAATCTCAAGTCCAGATGATGAGTAGAATGCCACTGATGTTGCCAATGGCAATGCAACAACAACTGCAAATGTCGATGTTATCTCCAATGAATATGGGAATGGGTGTGATGGACATGAACTCAATTGCTTGTCTCAATCTTGCTGGTATCTCTCCGGTGCTTCATCCCTCCGCTTTCATGCCCATGGCTTCCTGGGATGCATCGGCTGACCGCTTGCAATCTGCTTGCACTACAGCTATGCCTGATGCATTATCCGCATTCCTCGCATGCCAGTCACAG CCTATGACCATGGATGCTTACAGTAGAATGGCTGCCATataccagcagctgcaacagcAACCTCCTGCTTCTAGCTCCAAAAGCTAA
- the LOC110614633 gene encoding transcription factor UNE10 isoform X2, with product MSQCVPSWDLHDNPSLAKQSLRSHSNSIAPDVLMLDYEVAELTWENGQLAMHGLGPPRLLAKPMASTSPSKCTWDKPRANGTLESIVNQATRLPKRKPGLENCGCGSQELVPWFEHNPARTAASPTMTMDATVPCSNRPEDRSTHVMDSVPGSSNCVVGTSTDVGSCSGRAATQDEEATVHVKRPRVARVSVVPEWSSRQSVSGSENFGRDSQQENTSCGRPVTKTATEDENDSVYHSGPFQRDAGDEEEDAKKGNGKSSVSTKRSRAAAIHNQSERKRREKINQRMKTLQKLVPNSSKTDKASMLDEVIEYLKQLQSQVQMMSRMPLMLPMAMQQQLQMSMLSPMNMGMGVMDMNSIACLNLAGISPVLHPSAFMPMASWDASADRLQSACTTAMPDALSAFLACQSQVNM from the exons ATGAGCCAATGTGTTCCCAGCTGGGATCTCCACGATAATCCCTCTCTTGCCAAGCAATCCCTTCGTTCCCATTCCAATTCAATCGCGCCTGACGTCCTCAT GTTAGACTACGAAGTAGCGGAGCTAACATGGGAGAACGGCCAATTAGCCATGCACGGACTAGGTCCACCGCGTTTGCTTGCCAAACCCATGGCCTCCACCTCTCCCTCCAAGTGCACCTGGGACAAGCCACGCGCCAATGGAACCCTCGAATCCATAGTCAATCAAGCTACTCGCTTGCCCAAACGCAAGCCTGGTTTGGAGAATTGTGGATGTGGATCACAAGAGCTTGTCCCATGGTTCGAGCACAACCCCGCACGAACTGCGGCCTCCCCTACTATGACTATGGACGCCACGGTCCCTTGCTCCAACCGGCCTGAGGATCGTAGCACGCACGTGATGGACTCCGTGCCGGGCTCAAGCAACTGCGTGGTGGGAACCTCAACTGACGTGGGGTCGTGTAGCGGCCGAGCTGCAACTCAGGACGAGGAAGCTACGGTCCACGTGAAACGCCCGAGGGTGGCGCGTGTCTCTGTGGTGCCCGAGTGGAGCAGCAGGCAAAGCGTTAGTGGCAGCGAAAATTTTGGAAGAGATAGTCAGCAGGAAAACACCAGCTGCGGCAGGCCGGTAACCAAGACGGCCACCGAAGATGAGAACGACTCCGTTTATCACAGTGGACCATTTCAG AGGGATGCAGGCGATGAAGAGGAGGACGCGAAGAAAGGAAACGGGAAGTCCTCCGTTTCAACCAAAAGAAGTAGGGCTGCGGCCATTCATAACCAATCTGAACGT AAAAGGAGAGAGAAGATAAACCAAAGGATGAAGACACTGCAGAAGCTGGTCCCAAATTCTAGTAAG ACGGACAAAGCCTCGATGCTGGATGAAGTGATCGAATATCTGAAACAGTTGCAATCTCAAGTCCAGATGATGAGTAGAATGCCACTGATGTTGCCAATGGCAATGCAACAACAACTGCAAATGTCGATGTTATCTCCAATGAATATGGGAATGGGTGTGATGGACATGAACTCAATTGCTTGTCTCAATCTTGCTGGTATCTCTCCGGTGCTTCATCCCTCCGCTTTCATGCCCATGGCTTCCTGGGATGCATCGGCTGACCGCTTGCAATCTGCTTGCACTACAGCTATGCCTGATGCATTATCCGCATTCCTCGCATGCCAGTCACAG GTAAACATGTAA
- the LOC110615068 gene encoding cyclin-U2-1: MSFWYKSFSRHPFSTTINNTIMATSSLAISPRKLRSDLYSYSYQNDSNTPLVISVLASLIERTMARNERIAKNCSWALSKDIRTRVFDCYETPDMTIQSYLERIFRYTRAGPSVYVVAYVYIDRFCQANPGFRINARNVHRLLITTIMVASKYVEDMNYRNSYFARVGGLTTNELNNLEFEFLFLMGFKLHVNLSVFESYCCHLEREVSIGGGYHIEKTLRCAEEIKAGQNEEKRYINQITRIML; this comes from the exons ATGTCTTTCTGGTATAAATCCTTTTCAAGACATCCATTTTCCACAACAATCAACAACACCATAATGGCTACATCTTCGCTTGCGATTTCTCCGAGAAAGCTCCGATCAGATCTATACTCTTATTCATATCAGAATGACTCCAATACCCCACTTGTAATTTCTGTTCTTGCTTCTCTGATAGAAAGAACCATGGCTAGAAATGAGAGGATCGCCAAGAACTGTTCATGGGCATTATCGAAAGACATCAGAACTAGGGTCTTTGATTGCTACGAGACGCCGGACATGACAATTCAGTCCTATCTTGAGAGAATTTTCCGATACACTCGAGCAGGGCCTTCCGTTTACGTTGTAGCTTATGTTTATATTGATCGGTTTTGCCAGGCGAATCCTGGATTTAGAATCAATGCAAGAAATGTTCATAGGCTTCTCATTACAACTATCATGGTGGCTTCCAAATATGTAGAGGACAT GAATTACAGGAATTCTTATTTTGCAAGAGTTGGAGGATTAACTACGAATGAGCTGAATAATTTGGAATTTGAATTTTTGTTCTTGATGGGCTTCAAATTACATGTGAACTTGAGTGTTTTTGAGAGCTACTGTTGCCATTTAGAAAGGGAAGTGAGCATTGGAGGAGGCTATCACATAGAGAAGACTTTGAGATGTGCAGAAGAAATCAAAGCAGGGCAAAACGAGGAGAAGAGATATATTAATCAAATTACTCGAATTATGCTGTAG